One Augochlora pura isolate Apur16 chromosome 10, APUR_v2.2.1, whole genome shotgun sequence DNA window includes the following coding sequences:
- the Gp210 gene encoding nucleoporin 210 isoform X1 — protein sequence MILVVFFVLFCVVSDATVHRLNVPRVLLPVFNDFAVNFTLEVTDGACYQWSTSRVDIIQLIPINENVERTCSSAILIQTITRESSRNTAIVLAEDVNTGQFLRCDVIVDAIFSLNLVTTTRELYIEEAPEAFEVRAYDEQGNEFTTLAGVEFLWTIENADKRISDTKVAGNILRFMTYQESQYETPPTVAALDAVGKKGHIVLLEGIKTGTAKVSVKLPYLEYKHVPPIEVELIVIANLIIIPSDITIMAHDSFKYKIMQARQGRLEEINLPSSQYYLEAENPDILEIDNDHDCAYARSLGRTKVFLHDKNVREEYPVILPSATVTVNYVAYITFAVLPNRNWGLILGHTHEIVVELYDNKDHKFHIGEGVEVSMKIDEQHFDTNLITQNGTYAVGVPIMCGTMTIEATLYGIIDKHGKKISLAAHPTTRAELLIHTPVTIQPKILAVPWDFKVKSRYDIVLKASGGDGSYVWSSRHPSTVTVSQNGGIRILAAGATEINVAMTRNQYNKDTAKVYVLPPSKLKVVEYNMEAAVGEPIYLHIALYGKLINETDSKEIPFSDCGDIHFETYIPDGNFKQNSSKLVDPVSTACAVIAVTSMDIGTSEITVVYNANGQYLTDNITVSAYEPLEVVHPNRRETLLAVGSSRKIIFKGGPHPWSNKPQSYLRKVQMSEKKIIDVTEYGDSVGGLFKVSVIEVTCKALGDVILTYTISNVPLLPNCKSTYATQTVRVICGRPRHIYLQPEFENSKNCPISLNTERIMAHSDKNLKLITIVKDEEGRTFDNITSLQIDWNLKPTSIGSVEMSLGLIEETFTDMNVILPKHYYQNVNFKKHSGSLALTATVTGYQKYILSKLKIIPEWSPFATETEKGIYHRIQASIEIVLVNDTSINPNRLMVLNDPSAKYYLQVSQGSGYYEFVLSADDIADIRYLESTKAISIAPKKSGILNLALVDLCLPSKSAEAIIEVQQLAVIEIETVNKIEKGKCIVAALELYDTNGHIIKLPSLNALEFKAEIDNECIEIKQLPASEHGNPPYNRLLYMIYGMAEGESQLTFVSKGGDREIQSESATIQVFLPLRVFPKNLTILVGTVYQVQTTGGPSNAEIEFSTKSNDILSVDRYGIFEGKAVGQSKLIVRAIGLNAKGNKVIYSEDYADIHVLYLEGVKIVVPTSRVKVGATFPLWAFGIPEYLTPLIIGSMQLPLIFMWSSSDSNLITLYNMYEGTGINIRYQNEVSLRAKAIGPGLATIYLNVTMPCNILAGFKNDITFTTFVKVEIFEELRLTYPGFPSSVPVILMSPNSVLKLQTNRDRHGSTAYKVLTMLHGNDSEDTHVTPASKTVIVDKDGVVRAGENSGKIVISVTNTEAYNLKQSMIIIVEIKPVHYMMLSLKTILRIRNGEELNMLPKGMALDYALEYYDNVGTKFHAAAVNAKTMLNRADLTSLTINTRDVVSAKFIENGDLVVKMFNEKYPNGMFDYVHMMIGDIVFPTKTTLTVGDIVCFSMPLLSSDGDPGYWQSSAPDVLTVDPITGIGRAKNVGYAVVKHSLATHMQGEIEVNIQPIAKVSIVPLRGRNITGIETFSVPLVLKSKDEQVKENNVLSRGLGGCRTFTSFGLNSFPYTCNVQLVSPTSSVGVKDLFLVKPRFDISTGFYYCDVIPMGSPNIISSTFESRIQISAQSKDIEATPLEVAYLPPVYIDAKEIIFINTQSQTIPTATLEIYGLQSVLDHLTIDVPNGMTVSARQYISKSTMQYKLRLMHNHDEIQGQKVIVANDVTKQNISLFVRITKYENFIPLSGIHWVDYMYFHRYTFGTFAVVVITCFYIWKNKMANIDLNIKNRTVFADKCPPQLKKTSTPCSTTMNSTNMSTPRIPITPIRPFSSFNPVYGDPRGFYSASKRNRSLNT from the exons ATGATATTAGTAGTATTTTTCGTTCTGTTTTGCGTTGTGTCAGATGCTACGGTGCACAGATTAAATGTGCCGAGAGTATTATTGCCCGTATTTAATGATTTTGCTGTGAATTTCACACTAGAAGTAACCGATGGCGCTTGTTATCAATG GTCAACATCTCGCGTAGATATCATTCAGCTAATTCCCATAAATGAGAATGTTGAGAGGACCTGTTCTTCGGCTATTTTGATTCAAACAATAACAAGAGAGTCCAGTAGAAATACTGCAATAGTATTGGCAGAGGATGTGAATACAGGACAGTTTTTAAGATGCGATGTTATAGTTGATGCAATCTTTTCTTTGAATCTGGTTACTACTACAAGAGAATTATATATAGAGGAAGCACCAGAGGCATTTGAAGTAAGGGCTTATGACGAACAAG GAAATGAATTCACAACTCTAGCCGGAGTAGAATTCCTGTGGACTATAGAAAATGCTGACAAACGCATCTCTGATACTAAAGTTGCAGGcaatattttaagatttatGACTTATCAGGAGTCACAGTATGAAACTCCTCCAACTGTTGCTGCCTTAGATGCAGTTGGCAAGAAAGGGCATATTGTACTATTGGAAGGAATAAAAACTGGTACTGCAAAAGTGTCAGTAAAGTTACCATATCTTGAATACAAGCATGTACCACCAATAGAAGtagaattaattgtaatagctaatttaattatcattccATCTGATATAACGATAATGGCACACgatagttttaaatataaaataatgcaagCTCGTCAGGGCCGCTTAGAAGAAATAAACTTGCCATCCAGTCAGTATTATTTAGAAGCTGAGAATCCAGATATACTAGAAATCGACAATGATCACGATTGCGCCTATGCTCGATCTTTAGGGCGCACCAAGGTCTTCTTGCACGATAAAAATGTCCGTGAAGAATATCCAGTCATTCTGCCATCTGCTACAGTTACTGTGAACTATGTAGCCTACATTACTTTTGCAGTTTTACCTAACAGAAATTGGGGTTTGATACTTGGCCACACTCACGAGATCGTAGTTGAATTGTATGACAACAAAGATCATAAGTTCCATATCGGAGAAGGCGTAGAGGTATCAATGAAGATAGATGAACAGCATTTTGACACAAACTTAATAACACAAAATGGTACCTATGCTGTCGGTGTACCTATCATGTGTGGGACAATGACTATCGAAGCTACACTTTATGGTATAATTGATAAGCACGGCAAAAAGATTTCGCTTGCTGCACATCCAACTACAAGAGCTGAGCTTTTGATTCACACTCCAGTTACTATTCAACCTAAAATATTGGCTGTTCCATGGGATTTCAAGGTCAAATCTCGCTacgatattgtattaaaagCGAGTGGAGGTGATGGATCATATGTATGGTCAAGTAGACATCCGTCTACAGTGACGGTATCTCAAAACGGAGGAATTAGAATTTTAGCAGCGGGAGCTACAGAAATAAACGTTGCGATGACAAGGAATCAATACAATAAAGATACAGCAAAGGTATACGTTCTTCCACCATCAAAATTGAAAGTGGTGGAGTATAATATGGAAGCAGCTGTAGGAGAACCGATTTATCTTCATATTGCGttatatggaaaattaattaacgagacAGACTCCAAAGAGATACCTTTTAGCGACTGTGGAGATATTCATTTTGAAACATACATTCCGGATGGTAATTTTAAACAGAATAGTAGTAAACTTGTAGATCCTGTAAGCACCGCATGTGCTGTAATAGCAGTCACAAGTATGGATATTGGTACGTCTGAAATAACGGTAGTATACAACGCTAACGGTCAATATTTGACCGATAATATCACTGTATCGGCCTATGAACCTTTAGAAGTGGTACATCCGAATAGAAGAGAAACTTTGCTGGCTGTGGGCTcttcaagaaaaattattttcaaaggaGGACCTCATCCATGGTCTAACAAACCTCAGAGTTATCTGCGGAAAGTCCAGATGTctgagaaaaaaattattgatgtTACAGAATACGGTGATTCTGTAGGTGGGTTGTTCAAAGTATCGGTAATCGAAGTAACATGCAAAGCTCTGGGTGACGTGATTTTAACTTATACGATCTCAAACGTTCCTTTGCTGCCGAATTGTAAAAGTACATACGCAACACAAACAGTGCGTGTTATTTGTGGTAGACCGAGACATATTTATCTGCAGCccgaatttgaaaatagtaaaaattgtccCATTAGTCTCAATACAGAAAGAATAATGGCACATAGTGATAAAAACTTGAAACTGATCACTATTGTGAAAGACGAAGAGGGTAGAACTTTCGATAACATCACCAGCTTACAGATTGACTGGAACTTGAAACCCACATCTATAGGTTCTGTGGAGATGTCTCTCGGTTTAATAGAAGAGACATTCACGGACATGAACGTGATTTTACCAAAGCATTATTACCAGaacgttaattttaaaaaacattctGGCTCTCTTGCATTAACGGCTACTGTTACTGGCTATCAGAAGTACATTCTGAGTAAATTAAAGATCATACCTGAGTGGTCACCCTTTGCAACTGAAACTGAAAAGGGAATTTACCATCGTATACAAGCATCCATAGAAATAGTTTTAGTTAATGATACTAGTATCAATCCTAACAGGTTAATGGTATTGAACGATCCTAGCGCAAAGTATTATCTTCAGGTCAGTCAAGGGTCCGGTTACTATGAATTTGTATTAAGCGCTGATGACATAGCAGATATTCGCTACTTAGAGTCAACCAAAGCAATTAGCATTGCTCCAAAGAAATCAGGAATACTGAATTTGGCCTTGGTCGATCTATGTTTGCCGTCGAAATCGGCTGAGGCTATTATTGAAGTGCAGCAGCTTGCAGTTATAGAAATAGAGACAgtcaacaaaattgaaaagggAAAGTGCATTGTAGCTGCATTGGAACTTTATGACACAAACGGTCACATCATAAAATTACCATCTTTAAATGCCCTTGAATTTAAAGCAGAGATTGACAACGaatgtatagaaattaaacaattacctGCTAGCGAACACGGTAATCCTCCATACAACCGACTATTGTATATGATATATGGCATGGCAGAGGGAGAATCACAGTTAACTTTTGTGAGTAAAGggggagacagagaaataCAGAGTGAATCTGCAACTATACAAGTTTTCCTTCCTTTGAGAGTTTTTCCaaagaatttaacaatattagtAGGAACTGTTTATCAAGTTCAGACCACTGGAGGTCCTTCGAATGCAGAGATTGAGTTTTCTACGAAAAGTAATGATATTTTGAGCGTCGATCGCTATGGTATATTTGAGGGAAAGGCAGTTGGTCAATCGAAACTTATTGTTAGGGCCATTGGACTCAATGCTAAAGGAAACAAAGTTATCTACTCTGAAGATTATGCCGATATACACGTGTTATATCTTGAAggtgtaaaaattgttgtaccGACAAGTAGAGTAAAAGTTGGTGCGACGTTTCCTCTTTGGGCTTTTGGAATCCCAGAATATTTAACGCCACTCATCATAGGTTCTATGCAACTTCCATTGATCTTTATGTGGTCTTCCAGTGACTCTAATTTAATCACTTTATACAACATGTACGAGGGAACTGGTATTAATATCAGATACCAGAATGAAGTATCCTTGCGAGCCAAAGCAATTGGACCAGGACTGgcgacgatttatttaaacgttacAATGCCCTGTAATATATTAGCTGGTTTTAAAAATGACATAACGTTCACTACATTTGTTAAggttgaaatttttgaagagTTGCGTTTAACATATCCTGGATTTCCTTCAAGTGTACCAGTGATATTAATGTCTCCCAATTCTGTTCTAAAACTGCAAACAAACCGTGATAGACATGGTTCAACTGCCTACAAGGTACTGACTATGCTGCATGGAAATGACTCAGAAGACACTCATGTAACACCAGCATCAAAAACTGTGATTGTTGATAAAGATGGTGTTGTAAGAGCCGGTGAAAACTCTGGCAAAATAGTTATCTCTGTTACGAACACAGAGGCCTACAATTTAAAGCAATCGATGATTATCATTGTTGAG atcAAACCGGTTCACTACATGATGTTATCATTGAAGACGATTCTACGAATTCGAAATGGAGAAGAGTTAAATATGCTGCCCAAGGGTATGGCACTGGACTACGCATTAGAATATTATGATAATGTCGGGACAAAATTTCACGCTGCAGCTGTGAATGCTAAAACAATGTTGAATCGCGCTGATCTGACCTCATTGACTATAAACACTAGAGATGTAGTCTCTgctaaatttattgaaaacggAGACCTCGTTGTGAAGatgttcaatgaaaaatatcccAATGGAATGTTCGATTATGTACACATGATGATTGGAGACATAGTCTTCCCAACAAAG acaaCGCTAACCGTAGGTGATATAGTATGTTTCTCGATGCCACTTCTCTCTTCTGACGGGGATCCTGGTTATTGGCAATCCTCAGCTCCTGATGTTTTGACCGTTGATCCCATCACAGGAATAGGAAGAGCAAAGAACGTAGGCTATGCAGTTGTAAAACACAGTCTTGCGACTCATATGCAAGGTGAAATTGAAGTCAATATTCAGCCTATTGCAAAG GTATCCATTGTTCCATTGAGGGGTCGAAATATCACGGGAATTGAAACATTCAGCGTTCCTCTTGTTCTTAAGAGTAAAGACGAACaagttaaagaaaataatgtattgtCTAGAGGTCTAGGTGGTTGTAGAACATTTACTTCGTTTGGATTGAATTCATTTCCTTATACATGTAATGTGCAATTGGTTTCACCTACTTCGTCTGTGGGTGTGAAGGACTTGTTTCTTGTTAAACCACGGTTCGACATTTCTACTG GCTTTTACTACTGTGATGTAATACCTATGGGCTCTCCAAACATAATTTCTAGCACATTCGAAAGTCGCATTCAAATAAGTGCTCAAAGTAAGGACATCGAAGCCACTCCATTGGAAGTAGCATATCTACCACCAGTCTATATAGAtgctaaagaaattatttttattaatactcaGTCTCAAACGATTCCTACTGCTACACTTGAGATCTATGGTCTACAGTCTGTCCTAGATCATCTTACG attgaCGTACCGAATGGAATGACCGTATCTGCCCGACAGTATATTTCGAAGTCAacaatgcaatataaattacgGTTAATGCATAATCATGATGAAATTCAAGGTCAAAAAGTTATCGTCGCAAATGATGTGACAAAACAGAATATATCt cTTTTCGTACGCATTACGAAGTACGAAAATTTCATACCTCTGTCTGGAATTCATTGGGTGGATTACATGTATTTCCATCGTTACACGTTCGGAACTTTTGCTGTCGTTGTAATAACTTGTTTCTATA TATGGAAGAATAAAATggcaaatattgatttaaatataaagaataggACAGTATTCg CTGACAAATGTCCTCCGCAATTAAAGAAAACAAGTACTCCTTGCTCCACTACGATGAACAGTACAAATATGTCTACCCCACGAATTCCCATAACGCCAATAAGACCATTTTCATCGTTTAATCCGGTTTATGGCGATCCTCGTGGTTTTTACTCAGCAAGCAAACGAAACAGATCATTAAACACGTAA
- the Ssrbeta gene encoding signal sequence receptor beta, producing MKWHIVFAAFAALILTIHAEEEEEAARLLVSKQLLNKYLVENMDIVIKYTVHNVGNSAALEVEITDNSFHPDHFTHVSGELNARIDRVPPYTNVSHTVVVRPRKYGYFNFTSAEILYKTKEDAPRLQFALSSEPGEAIIVSFRDYDKQFSSHVIDWAAFAVMTLPSLASPFMLWYSSKSKYEKLLKTSKKH from the exons aTGAAGTGGCACATCGTATTTGCAGCGTTTGCTGCTTTAATTCTGACTATACATgctgaagaagaagaagaagctgcGAGATTGTTAGTATCAAAACAGCTACTTAACAAATACCTTGTTGAGAATATGGACATTGTAATCAAg TACACAGTGCACAATGTTGGAAACTCTGCTGCATTGGAAGTAGAAATTACAGACAACTCTTTCCATCCTGATCATTTTACTCATGTCAGTGGGGAATTGAATGCTAGAATAGACCGCGTTCCACCTTACACGAATGTCAGTCACACTGTTGTTGTAAGGCCACGCAAATATGGATATTTCAACTTTACATCTGCAGAGATTTTGTATAAAACTAAGGAAGATGCACCCAGATTACAATTTGCTTTGAGCAGTGAACCTGGTGAAGCAATTATAGTATCCTTCAGAGATTatgataaacaattttcttctcaTGTG ATTGATTGGGCTGCATTTGCTGTGATGACATTACCTTCATTGGCTAGTCCTTTCATGCTATGGTATTCTAGTAAAAGTAAATATGAAAAGTTATTGAAAACATCAAAAAAGCATTAA
- the Gp210 gene encoding nucleoporin 210 isoform X2 yields MILVVFFVLFCVVSDATVHRLNVPRVLLPVFNDFAVNFTLEVTDGACYQWSTSRVDIIQLIPINENVERTCSSAILIQTITRESSRNTAIVLAEDVNTGQFLRCDVIVDAIFSLNLVTTTRELYIEEAPEAFEVRAYDEQGNEFTTLAGVEFLWTIENADKRISDTKVAGNILRFMTYQESQYETPPTVAALDAVGKKGHIVLLEGIKTGTAKVSVKLPYLEYKHVPPIEVELIVIANLIIIPSDITIMAHDSFKYKIMQARQGRLEEINLPSSQYYLEAENPDILEIDNDHDCAYARSLGRTKVFLHDKNVREEYPVILPSATVTVNYVAYITFAVLPNRNWGLILGHTHEIVVELYDNKDHKFHIGEGVEVSMKIDEQHFDTNLITQNGTYAVGVPIMCGTMTIEATLYGIIDKHGKKISLAAHPTTRAELLIHTPVTIQPKILAVPWDFKVKSRYDIVLKASGGDGSYVWSSRHPSTVTVSQNGGIRILAAGATEINVAMTRNQYNKDTAKVYVLPPSKLKVVEYNMEAAVGEPIYLHIALYGKLINETDSKEIPFSDCGDIHFETYIPDGNFKQNSSKLVDPVSTACAVIAVTSMDIGTSEITVVYNANGQYLTDNITVSAYEPLEVVHPNRRETLLAVGSSRKIIFKGGPHPWSNKPQSYLRKVQMSEKKIIDVTEYGDSVGGLFKVSVIEVTCKALGDVILTYTISNVPLLPNCKSTYATQTVRVICGRPRHIYLQPEFENSKNCPISLNTERIMAHSDKNLKLITIVKDEEGRTFDNITSLQIDWNLKPTSIGSVEMSLGLIEETFTDMNVILPKHYYQNVNFKKHSGSLALTATVTGYQKYILSKLKIIPEWSPFATETEKGIYHRIQASIEIVLVNDTSINPNRLMVLNDPSAKYYLQVSQGSGYYEFVLSADDIADIRYLESTKAISIAPKKSGILNLALVDLCLPSKSAEAIIEVQQLAVIEIETVNKIEKGKCIVAALELYDTNGHIIKLPSLNALEFKAEIDNECIEIKQLPASEHGNPPYNRLLYMIYGMAEGESQLTFVSKGGDREIQSESATIQVFLPLRVFPKNLTILVGTVYQVQTTGGPSNAEIEFSTKSNDILSVDRYGIFEGKAVGQSKLIVRAIGLNAKGNKVIYSEDYADIHVLYLEGVKIVVPTSRVKVGATFPLWAFGIPEYLTPLIIGSMQLPLIFMWSSSDSNLITLYNMYEGTGINIRYQNEVSLRAKAIGPGLATIYLNVTMPCNILAGFKNDITFTTFVKVEIFEELRLTYPGFPSSVPVILMSPNSVLKLQTNRDRHGSTAYKVLTMLHGNDSEDTHVTPASKTVIVDKDGVVRAGENSGKIVISVTNTEAYNLKQSMIIIVEIKPVHYMMLSLKTILRIRNGEELNMLPKGMALDYALEYYDNVGTKFHAAAVNAKTMLNRADLTSLTINTRDVVSAKFIENGDLVVKMFNEKYPNGMFDYVHMMIGDIVFPTKTTLTVGDIVCFSMPLLSSDGDPGYWQSSAPDVLTVDPITGIGRAKNVGYAVVKHSLATHMQDLYFYRYPLFH; encoded by the exons ATGATATTAGTAGTATTTTTCGTTCTGTTTTGCGTTGTGTCAGATGCTACGGTGCACAGATTAAATGTGCCGAGAGTATTATTGCCCGTATTTAATGATTTTGCTGTGAATTTCACACTAGAAGTAACCGATGGCGCTTGTTATCAATG GTCAACATCTCGCGTAGATATCATTCAGCTAATTCCCATAAATGAGAATGTTGAGAGGACCTGTTCTTCGGCTATTTTGATTCAAACAATAACAAGAGAGTCCAGTAGAAATACTGCAATAGTATTGGCAGAGGATGTGAATACAGGACAGTTTTTAAGATGCGATGTTATAGTTGATGCAATCTTTTCTTTGAATCTGGTTACTACTACAAGAGAATTATATATAGAGGAAGCACCAGAGGCATTTGAAGTAAGGGCTTATGACGAACAAG GAAATGAATTCACAACTCTAGCCGGAGTAGAATTCCTGTGGACTATAGAAAATGCTGACAAACGCATCTCTGATACTAAAGTTGCAGGcaatattttaagatttatGACTTATCAGGAGTCACAGTATGAAACTCCTCCAACTGTTGCTGCCTTAGATGCAGTTGGCAAGAAAGGGCATATTGTACTATTGGAAGGAATAAAAACTGGTACTGCAAAAGTGTCAGTAAAGTTACCATATCTTGAATACAAGCATGTACCACCAATAGAAGtagaattaattgtaatagctaatttaattatcattccATCTGATATAACGATAATGGCACACgatagttttaaatataaaataatgcaagCTCGTCAGGGCCGCTTAGAAGAAATAAACTTGCCATCCAGTCAGTATTATTTAGAAGCTGAGAATCCAGATATACTAGAAATCGACAATGATCACGATTGCGCCTATGCTCGATCTTTAGGGCGCACCAAGGTCTTCTTGCACGATAAAAATGTCCGTGAAGAATATCCAGTCATTCTGCCATCTGCTACAGTTACTGTGAACTATGTAGCCTACATTACTTTTGCAGTTTTACCTAACAGAAATTGGGGTTTGATACTTGGCCACACTCACGAGATCGTAGTTGAATTGTATGACAACAAAGATCATAAGTTCCATATCGGAGAAGGCGTAGAGGTATCAATGAAGATAGATGAACAGCATTTTGACACAAACTTAATAACACAAAATGGTACCTATGCTGTCGGTGTACCTATCATGTGTGGGACAATGACTATCGAAGCTACACTTTATGGTATAATTGATAAGCACGGCAAAAAGATTTCGCTTGCTGCACATCCAACTACAAGAGCTGAGCTTTTGATTCACACTCCAGTTACTATTCAACCTAAAATATTGGCTGTTCCATGGGATTTCAAGGTCAAATCTCGCTacgatattgtattaaaagCGAGTGGAGGTGATGGATCATATGTATGGTCAAGTAGACATCCGTCTACAGTGACGGTATCTCAAAACGGAGGAATTAGAATTTTAGCAGCGGGAGCTACAGAAATAAACGTTGCGATGACAAGGAATCAATACAATAAAGATACAGCAAAGGTATACGTTCTTCCACCATCAAAATTGAAAGTGGTGGAGTATAATATGGAAGCAGCTGTAGGAGAACCGATTTATCTTCATATTGCGttatatggaaaattaattaacgagacAGACTCCAAAGAGATACCTTTTAGCGACTGTGGAGATATTCATTTTGAAACATACATTCCGGATGGTAATTTTAAACAGAATAGTAGTAAACTTGTAGATCCTGTAAGCACCGCATGTGCTGTAATAGCAGTCACAAGTATGGATATTGGTACGTCTGAAATAACGGTAGTATACAACGCTAACGGTCAATATTTGACCGATAATATCACTGTATCGGCCTATGAACCTTTAGAAGTGGTACATCCGAATAGAAGAGAAACTTTGCTGGCTGTGGGCTcttcaagaaaaattattttcaaaggaGGACCTCATCCATGGTCTAACAAACCTCAGAGTTATCTGCGGAAAGTCCAGATGTctgagaaaaaaattattgatgtTACAGAATACGGTGATTCTGTAGGTGGGTTGTTCAAAGTATCGGTAATCGAAGTAACATGCAAAGCTCTGGGTGACGTGATTTTAACTTATACGATCTCAAACGTTCCTTTGCTGCCGAATTGTAAAAGTACATACGCAACACAAACAGTGCGTGTTATTTGTGGTAGACCGAGACATATTTATCTGCAGCccgaatttgaaaatagtaaaaattgtccCATTAGTCTCAATACAGAAAGAATAATGGCACATAGTGATAAAAACTTGAAACTGATCACTATTGTGAAAGACGAAGAGGGTAGAACTTTCGATAACATCACCAGCTTACAGATTGACTGGAACTTGAAACCCACATCTATAGGTTCTGTGGAGATGTCTCTCGGTTTAATAGAAGAGACATTCACGGACATGAACGTGATTTTACCAAAGCATTATTACCAGaacgttaattttaaaaaacattctGGCTCTCTTGCATTAACGGCTACTGTTACTGGCTATCAGAAGTACATTCTGAGTAAATTAAAGATCATACCTGAGTGGTCACCCTTTGCAACTGAAACTGAAAAGGGAATTTACCATCGTATACAAGCATCCATAGAAATAGTTTTAGTTAATGATACTAGTATCAATCCTAACAGGTTAATGGTATTGAACGATCCTAGCGCAAAGTATTATCTTCAGGTCAGTCAAGGGTCCGGTTACTATGAATTTGTATTAAGCGCTGATGACATAGCAGATATTCGCTACTTAGAGTCAACCAAAGCAATTAGCATTGCTCCAAAGAAATCAGGAATACTGAATTTGGCCTTGGTCGATCTATGTTTGCCGTCGAAATCGGCTGAGGCTATTATTGAAGTGCAGCAGCTTGCAGTTATAGAAATAGAGACAgtcaacaaaattgaaaagggAAAGTGCATTGTAGCTGCATTGGAACTTTATGACACAAACGGTCACATCATAAAATTACCATCTTTAAATGCCCTTGAATTTAAAGCAGAGATTGACAACGaatgtatagaaattaaacaattacctGCTAGCGAACACGGTAATCCTCCATACAACCGACTATTGTATATGATATATGGCATGGCAGAGGGAGAATCACAGTTAACTTTTGTGAGTAAAGggggagacagagaaataCAGAGTGAATCTGCAACTATACAAGTTTTCCTTCCTTTGAGAGTTTTTCCaaagaatttaacaatattagtAGGAACTGTTTATCAAGTTCAGACCACTGGAGGTCCTTCGAATGCAGAGATTGAGTTTTCTACGAAAAGTAATGATATTTTGAGCGTCGATCGCTATGGTATATTTGAGGGAAAGGCAGTTGGTCAATCGAAACTTATTGTTAGGGCCATTGGACTCAATGCTAAAGGAAACAAAGTTATCTACTCTGAAGATTATGCCGATATACACGTGTTATATCTTGAAggtgtaaaaattgttgtaccGACAAGTAGAGTAAAAGTTGGTGCGACGTTTCCTCTTTGGGCTTTTGGAATCCCAGAATATTTAACGCCACTCATCATAGGTTCTATGCAACTTCCATTGATCTTTATGTGGTCTTCCAGTGACTCTAATTTAATCACTTTATACAACATGTACGAGGGAACTGGTATTAATATCAGATACCAGAATGAAGTATCCTTGCGAGCCAAAGCAATTGGACCAGGACTGgcgacgatttatttaaacgttacAATGCCCTGTAATATATTAGCTGGTTTTAAAAATGACATAACGTTCACTACATTTGTTAAggttgaaatttttgaagagTTGCGTTTAACATATCCTGGATTTCCTTCAAGTGTACCAGTGATATTAATGTCTCCCAATTCTGTTCTAAAACTGCAAACAAACCGTGATAGACATGGTTCAACTGCCTACAAGGTACTGACTATGCTGCATGGAAATGACTCAGAAGACACTCATGTAACACCAGCATCAAAAACTGTGATTGTTGATAAAGATGGTGTTGTAAGAGCCGGTGAAAACTCTGGCAAAATAGTTATCTCTGTTACGAACACAGAGGCCTACAATTTAAAGCAATCGATGATTATCATTGTTGAG atcAAACCGGTTCACTACATGATGTTATCATTGAAGACGATTCTACGAATTCGAAATGGAGAAGAGTTAAATATGCTGCCCAAGGGTATGGCACTGGACTACGCATTAGAATATTATGATAATGTCGGGACAAAATTTCACGCTGCAGCTGTGAATGCTAAAACAATGTTGAATCGCGCTGATCTGACCTCATTGACTATAAACACTAGAGATGTAGTCTCTgctaaatttattgaaaacggAGACCTCGTTGTGAAGatgttcaatgaaaaatatcccAATGGAATGTTCGATTATGTACACATGATGATTGGAGACATAGTCTTCCCAACAAAG acaaCGCTAACCGTAGGTGATATAGTATGTTTCTCGATGCCACTTCTCTCTTCTGACGGGGATCCTGGTTATTGGCAATCCTCAGCTCCTGATGTTTTGACCGTTGATCCCATCACAGGAATAGGAAGAGCAAAGAACGTAGGCTATGCAGTTGTAAAACACAGTCTTGCGACTCATATGCAAG atttatatttctacagGTATCCATTGTTCCATTGA